The following are from one region of the Vitis riparia cultivar Riparia Gloire de Montpellier isolate 1030 chromosome 14, EGFV_Vit.rip_1.0, whole genome shotgun sequence genome:
- the LOC117930924 gene encoding probable ribose-5-phosphate isomerase 3, chloroplastic — protein MATLSLLSPPNSHSLSSLHHRNALSLRTSSTLTPRTRPLLSIRAFSAPALTQDDLKKLAADKAVDYVKSGMVLGLGTGSTAAFVVAKLGHLLKTGQLSDIVGVPTSKRTEEQALSLGIPLSVLDHHPSIDLAIDGADEVDPDLNLVKGRGGALLREKMVEAASDKFVVVVDDTKLVNGLGGSGLAMPVEVVQFCWKYNLVRLQELFKEEGCEAKLRLNPDGKPYVTDNSNYIVDLYFKTPIKDSIAAGKEISSFEGVVEHGLFLDMATAVIIAGKDGVTVKTK, from the coding sequence ATGGCCACCCTATCCCTCCTCTCTCCACCCAACTCCCACTCCCTCTCCTCCCTCCACCACCGTAATGCCCTTTCCCTCCGCACCTCCTCCACCCTTACCCCCCGCACCCGCCCCCTTCTCTCTATCAGAGCCTTCTCTGCACCTGCCCTCACCCAAGACGACCTCAAGAAGCTCGCCGCTGATAAGGCCGTAGACTACGTCAAAAGCGGCATGGTCCTCGGCCTCGGCACCGGCTCCACCGCCGCCTTTGTCGTCGCCAAGCTCGGCCACCTCCTCAAAACCGGCCAACTCTCTGACATCGTCGGCGTTCCCACTTCCAAGCGCACCGAAGAGCAAGCCCTCTCTCTCGGCATCCCTCTCTCCGTGCTCGACCACCACCCCAGCATTGACCTCGCCATCGACGGCGCTGACGAGGTGGACCCGGATCTCAACCTCGTCAAGGGACGCGGCGGCGCCCTCCTCCGCGAGAAAATGGTGGAGGCCGCCTCGGATAAGTTTGTTGTGGTAGTGGATGACACCAAATTGGTTAATGGCCTTGGTGGGAGCGGCTTAGCAATGCCGGTTGAAGTTGTGCAGTTTTGCTGGAAATACAATTTGGTTAGGTTGCAGGAGCTGTTTAAGGAAGAGGGGTGTGAAGCGAAGCTGAGATTGAACCcggatgggaagccctatgtgaccGATAATTCAAATTACATAGTGGATTTGTATTTCAAGACGCCGATAAAAGATTCAATTGCGGCAGGGAAGGAGATTTCATCCTTTGAAGGGGTGGTGGAGCACGGGTTGTTTCTGGACATGGCCACTGCAGTGATTATTGCTGGGAAGGATGGAGTGACAGTGAAGACAAAGTGA
- the LOC117930925 gene encoding uncharacterized protein LOC117930925 isoform X1 — translation MASTNLMASMALLLLLLPLSAMGDDWSPALSPFLDNLCDEVECGKGTCKASLEYKFNFICECDSGWKRTRGDNEDGLKYLPCVIPNCTLDYSCMTAPSPAPAIPHNESAFDPCYWMYCGEGKCTRSSAYGYKCECNSGYQNLLNISVYPCYSECALGSDCEKLGIKVSNSTSSSNSGDGSGGSSFLQGKAHWMALVLISMGLLLWK, via the exons ATGGCTTCCACTAACCTCATGGCTTCTATGGCTTTGCTTCTGCTTCTGCTACCTTTGAGTGCCATGGGAGATGACTGGTCTCCAGCTCTCTCCCCCTTTTTAG ACAATCTATGTGATGAAGTGGAATGCGGGAAAGGAACATGCAAAGCCAGTCTTGAGTATAAATTCAACTTCATCTGTGAGTGTGATTCTGGTTGGAAGCGAACCCGTGGTGATAATGAAGATGGTCTGAAGTATCTCCCTTGTGTCATTCCAAACT GCACACTGGACTACTCCTGCATGACAGCCCCGTCTCCTGCTCCAGCCATTCCACATAATGAATCGGCCTTTGATC CTTGCTATTGGATGTATTGTGGAGAAGGTAAATGCACAAGGTCATCAGCATATGGTTACAAATGTGAATGCAATTCTGGTTACCAGAATCTTCTTAATATCTCAGTCTATCCCTGCTACAGTGAat GTGCACTTGGAAGCGACTGTGAGAAGCTGGGGATCAAGGTTTCGAATTCGACGTCCTCGTCAAATTCAGGTGATGGGAGTGGAG GTAGCTCGTTTCTACAAGGCAAGGCTCATTGGATGGCTCTAGTGCTGATCTCCATGGGTTTACTTCTGTGGAAGTAG
- the LOC117930925 gene encoding slit homolog 2 protein-like isoform X2: MASTNLMASMALLLLLLPLSAMGDDWSPALSPFLDNLCDEVECGKGTCKASLEYKFNFICECDSGWKRTRGDNEDGLKYLPCVIPNCTLDYSCMTAPSPAPAIPHNESAFDPCYWMYCGEGKCTRSSAYGYKCECNSGYQNLLNISVYPCYSECALGSDCEKLGIKVSNSTSSSNSGSSFLQGKAHWMALVLISMGLLLWK, encoded by the exons ATGGCTTCCACTAACCTCATGGCTTCTATGGCTTTGCTTCTGCTTCTGCTACCTTTGAGTGCCATGGGAGATGACTGGTCTCCAGCTCTCTCCCCCTTTTTAG ACAATCTATGTGATGAAGTGGAATGCGGGAAAGGAACATGCAAAGCCAGTCTTGAGTATAAATTCAACTTCATCTGTGAGTGTGATTCTGGTTGGAAGCGAACCCGTGGTGATAATGAAGATGGTCTGAAGTATCTCCCTTGTGTCATTCCAAACT GCACACTGGACTACTCCTGCATGACAGCCCCGTCTCCTGCTCCAGCCATTCCACATAATGAATCGGCCTTTGATC CTTGCTATTGGATGTATTGTGGAGAAGGTAAATGCACAAGGTCATCAGCATATGGTTACAAATGTGAATGCAATTCTGGTTACCAGAATCTTCTTAATATCTCAGTCTATCCCTGCTACAGTGAat GTGCACTTGGAAGCGACTGTGAGAAGCTGGGGATCAAGGTTTCGAATTCGACGTCCTCGTCAAATTCAG GTAGCTCGTTTCTACAAGGCAAGGCTCATTGGATGGCTCTAGTGCTGATCTCCATGGGTTTACTTCTGTGGAAGTAG